Below is a genomic region from Methanolobus sediminis.
ACCCTGACTTATGTCTAAACGTTGGAGTAATTCCTCTACTGTTAACGAATCTGTGACTAATTCCTTAATGTCACCATTTGGAAGTATTACTTTCATATATTTGCCTCTTGAAAAAAATGGAATGGAGGTAGTTTGGAATACTAGTTTGGAGTAGACGTTTTTCAGCAGGAGCCAGAAGACTCCTGCGGGATTTGAGGTTAAACCTCAAGCCAGGACCCGGACTTGAACCGGAACGACATCATCTTACAGAAGAATGTTAGCCGCACCAATTTCCTGGTAATTGGCAATTTATGCCTGGTCACAATTGTGATAGAGCATAATACACAATTGTGATATTTAAAAATAACGTTCGTACAATGGCTAATAAAATACATTGATGCCAAAATCTAAAGCAAATAGACAGTCCACAGGCAAGAACATTGACAAAAACACTATATTTATCTTCAATGAGAAACATGCAGAACGAGCTTAATATTATTGCGGACCTGTAGTGTAGCGGATATCACTTAAGCCTCCGGAGCTTAGAACCCGGGTTCGACTCCCGGCAGGTTCGTTCCATTAGTCCTAGAATCCCTATTCTATCAAAATCATTTTGGCGATCCCATGAGTCAGAAACACACTGCAAAAGGAAAAAGAAAGACAGAAACCGAACAACGAAAGATGAATGTCAAACTTCTCCCGCTTGCACTGGGAATACTACTCATGGCAGCCGGTGCTTTTGGAATCATGCACAGTTCGAACAATGATGAAAACTGGTCTGTTTCGGATGATGGTATTCTTTCCTTTCCGGTAATAAAAAATATTGATTACAGCTCAAATGACATATCTGCAGCTAATGATGCAGATATCATCAGGGAAGTCAGTTTTGAAAGTAGTGGCTCCCAGATTGCAGGACTTATAAGGATCCCAGAGTCAGGTACGAATGTACCCGGTGTTGTAATTCTTCCCGGAGCAGGAGTGTC
It encodes:
- the thiS gene encoding sulfur carrier protein ThiS, with protein sequence MKVILPNGDIKELVTDSLTVEELLQRLDISQGEVLVSKNKCIIPEDTILENSDDIRIIQVVFGG